In one Clostridiisalibacter paucivorans DSM 22131 genomic region, the following are encoded:
- a CDS encoding ArsA family ATPase yields MKKIVFFGGKGGVGKTTCSAAFAIHCANQGEKTLLVSTDPAHSTSDIFETEIGSDVVKLRENLYSIEIDADRESEKYIDGIRKNLSRIISPIILEEIKRQLDAAAISPGTQESAMFDKMVEIINEKSNEYDRIIFDTAPTGHTIRLLSLPELLGGWIDSLLKRRRKIIKLKQMVSDDRKKDEELINEDPILKILNRRKENMERARKIIIDEERLSFVFVLNAERLPIEETKKAINVLKKYNLSVNYLIVNRILPTDLKDDFWIKKKTKEKEYISIIKESFKDKKIITLPMLQDDMEAKNIDEISPYFKDFL; encoded by the coding sequence ATGAAAAAGATAGTTTTTTTTGGAGGAAAGGGAGGAGTAGGTAAGACCACTTGTTCTGCTGCATTTGCTATTCACTGTGCCAATCAAGGAGAAAAGACTTTATTGGTGTCTACTGACCCTGCCCATTCAACATCGGATATATTTGAAACAGAGATAGGTTCAGATGTTGTTAAATTAAGGGAAAATTTATATAGCATAGAGATAGATGCCGACCGTGAAAGTGAAAAATATATAGACGGTATTAGAAAAAATTTATCTAGGATAATAAGCCCCATAATACTAGAAGAAATAAAAAGACAATTAGATGCAGCAGCTATATCACCAGGTACTCAAGAATCAGCGATGTTCGATAAAATGGTAGAAATAATTAATGAAAAGTCCAATGAATATGATAGGATAATTTTTGATACAGCTCCTACAGGTCATACTATAAGATTACTTTCATTACCAGAATTACTGGGGGGATGGATAGACTCATTATTGAAAAGAAGAAGAAAGATAATAAAACTTAAACAGATGGTATCAGACGATAGAAAAAAGGATGAAGAGTTAATAAATGAAGATCCAATTTTAAAGATATTAAATAGGCGAAAGGAAAATATGGAAAGAGCAAGGAAGATTATAATTGATGAAGAGAGATTGAGTTTTGTATTTGTATTAAATGCAGAGAGATTACCTATAGAAGAAACAAAGAAGGCGATCAATGTATTAAAAAAATATAATCTATCGGTAAACTATCTCATAGTAAATAGAATATTACCGACAGATTTAAAAGATGATTTTTGGATTAAAAAGAAAACTAAAGAAAAGGAATATATAAGTATAATAAAAGAGAGCTTTAAAGATAAAAAAATAATAACGTTGCCAATGCTTCAAGATGATATGGAGGCAAAAAATATTGATGAGATATCTCCATATTTTAAGGATTTTTTATAG
- a CDS encoding CPBP family intramembrane glutamic endopeptidase encodes MVETFNKIHNYLKTLSPVKFIVLIVVFTYLIFIPLIPLFYLYEKYIGSMNAPVSITRTSLLAQFITVSIVAPIIETLIFQYGVIEILSSINYFKGKNIIIVIVSALIFGISHSYSVLYIFFGFIIGLLLAYSYILYKKKDFSAFGVVFWIHCIRNFISFMLRYVTFI; translated from the coding sequence ATGGTAGAAACTTTTAATAAAATACATAACTATTTAAAGACCTTATCACCTGTAAAATTTATTGTATTAATTGTAGTATTTACCTACTTAATATTTATACCTTTGATACCATTATTTTATTTATATGAAAAATATATTGGTTCTATGAATGCTCCAGTTAGTATAACAAGGACTTCTTTATTGGCACAATTTATAACAGTGTCCATAGTTGCTCCAATAATAGAGACATTAATATTTCAATATGGAGTTATTGAGATATTAAGTTCAATAAATTATTTCAAAGGCAAAAATATAATCATTGTCATTGTTTCAGCATTGATATTTGGGATTTCACATAGCTATAGTGTATTATATATTTTCTTTGGATTCATAATAGGATTATTATTAGCATATTCATATATACTTTATAAAAAGAAGGATTTCTCTGCTTTTGGGGTTGTGTTTTGGATTCATTGTATAAGAAATTTTATCTCTTTTATGTTAAGATATGTAACATTTATTTGA